A window from Deltaproteobacteria bacterium encodes these proteins:
- the rbfA gene encoding 30S ribosome-binding factor RbfA, translated as MNFKRATRVADLLMADISDILLKEIRDPRIKFVTITGVKLTDDLRLAKVFFVEMGKDTCEPQTQTALQKATGFLKRELGKRLKLRYVPDIMFIFDESFAYGSRIDRLLAEIRKTEESDIG; from the coding sequence GTGAATTTTAAAAGGGCTACCCGCGTAGCAGATCTCCTTATGGCAGATATTTCGGATATCCTGTTAAAAGAGATCAGAGACCCGCGGATTAAATTTGTCACCATTACGGGAGTAAAATTAACAGATGATCTCCGTTTAGCTAAAGTATTTTTTGTCGAGATGGGCAAGGATACCTGCGAACCACAAACCCAAACAGCACTCCAAAAAGCGACGGGTTTTTTAAAGAGGGAACTCGGAAAAAGACTGAAACTGCGTTATGTACCCGATATCATGTTTATATTTGACGAATCATTCGCATACGGAAGTCGAATCGACAGACTTTTAGCAGAAATACGAAAGACAGAGGAATCGGATATTGGATAG
- the murA gene encoding UDP-N-acetylglucosamine 1-carboxyvinyltransferase: MDKIIIIGGEKLHGDVHISGAKNAALPIMVSSLLAPGWSTFHNIPDLVDIKTIKKLLKNLGAKIEGASTVRINTEAISNCEAPYDLVKTMRASILVLGPLVARMGMARVSLPGGCAIGARPVNLHIKALQDLGAEVDLKDGYVEARARRLKGATIYFDIPTVTGTENIMMAACLAEGTTLLQNAAKEPEIVNLADVLNGMGAKITGAGTDIITIEGVDELHPVEAAVIPDRIEAGTFMIAAGITGGDIRILGCNPLHLDALILKLRDTGMEISPCDNGIRVIGRKKIKSVDIKTLPYPGFPTDLQAQIMAFMAVASGLSVITETVFENRFMHVSELMRMGADILIHGTSAMVKGIPKLKGAQVMATDLRASASLILAGLAAEGKTELSRVYHIDRGYEKIEKKFSDLGANIKRVAG, translated from the coding sequence GTGGATAAGATTATCATAATTGGGGGTGAAAAACTCCATGGTGATGTCCACATCAGTGGAGCCAAGAATGCCGCTCTTCCTATCATGGTTTCATCGCTTTTGGCGCCGGGGTGGAGTACATTTCACAACATTCCCGATCTTGTGGACATAAAGACGATCAAGAAACTTCTAAAAAACTTAGGGGCAAAAATTGAAGGAGCATCGACGGTAAGGATCAATACAGAAGCTATCAGCAATTGTGAGGCTCCTTATGACCTGGTCAAGACGATGAGGGCATCAATACTTGTCCTCGGACCTCTCGTCGCAAGGATGGGCATGGCGAGAGTTTCCCTTCCGGGAGGCTGTGCTATAGGAGCCAGACCGGTTAACCTTCATATAAAGGCCCTTCAGGATTTAGGGGCGGAAGTGGACCTGAAGGATGGTTATGTGGAGGCCAGGGCACGAAGACTAAAGGGTGCGACTATTTATTTTGACATTCCCACAGTCACGGGAACGGAAAATATTATGATGGCTGCCTGTCTGGCAGAGGGGACAACACTTCTGCAAAATGCAGCCAAGGAACCTGAGATCGTCAATCTTGCCGATGTCCTGAACGGCATGGGGGCAAAAATCACGGGAGCGGGCACAGACATAATTACGATAGAGGGAGTTGATGAACTGCATCCCGTCGAAGCCGCAGTTATTCCCGATCGTATCGAGGCAGGGACTTTTATGATTGCCGCCGGCATTACAGGTGGGGATATCAGGATTCTGGGGTGTAATCCCCTGCACCTCGACGCGTTGATCTTGAAGTTAAGAGATACGGGAATGGAAATATCCCCGTGTGACAACGGCATCAGGGTCATAGGCAGGAAAAAAATTAAGAGCGTTGATATAAAAACACTCCCCTACCCAGGGTTTCCCACCGACTTGCAGGCTCAAATCATGGCCTTCATGGCTGTGGCGAGCGGACTTTCCGTTATAACGGAGACAGTTTTTGAGAACAGATTTATGCATGTGAGTGAATTGATGAGAATGGGGGCGGACATCCTGATTCATGGTACAAGCGCCATGGTGAAGGGTATTCCAAAACTCAAGGGGGCGCAGGTTATGGCCACGGATCTCCGGGCCTCGGCTTCCCTGATTCTTGCGGGATTGGCGGCGGAAGGGAAAACGGAACTATCCAGGGTTTACCATATAGACAGGGGATACGAGAAAATTGAAAAGAAATTTTCAGACCTCGGCGCAAATATAAAAAGGGTTGCTGGATAA
- the prfA gene encoding peptide chain release factor 1: MFRKLKDIETRYQDLEGLLSDPDVVGKPSVYQKYAKEHADLYDLVETYREYEKTSARIEEGQILLRGNDDELKEIVKEELPQLKDKLELLENKLKLLLLPKDPNDDKNVFLEIRAGTGGDEAGLFAADLFRMYAQFAEICRWKVEVMSSSPAGGMGGFKEIIALIEGKGAYSKLKYESGVHRVQRVPVTESQGRIHTSAVTVAILPEAKEVEIHVDPNDLRIDVYRSSGHGGQSVNTTDSAVRITHLPSGLVVTCQDEKSQHKNKAKATKVLRARLLDMMVHKQNAEISESRKTQVGSGDRSERIRTYNFPQGRITDHRIGLTIYNLEAFLDGDIQAMIDGLSTHFQSEALKQSIG, from the coding sequence ATGTTCAGAAAACTGAAAGATATTGAGACAAGATATCAAGACCTTGAAGGCTTGTTAAGCGATCCTGATGTAGTCGGCAAGCCCAGCGTCTATCAAAAATATGCCAAGGAGCATGCTGATCTTTATGACCTTGTGGAAACTTACAGGGAATATGAAAAAACGAGCGCCCGCATCGAAGAAGGTCAGATTTTACTTCGCGGAAATGATGATGAATTGAAAGAAATCGTCAAAGAAGAACTGCCTCAGCTTAAGGATAAACTGGAACTTTTAGAAAATAAACTGAAACTTCTCCTCCTTCCCAAAGACCCCAACGACGACAAGAATGTGTTCCTGGAAATCAGGGCCGGCACCGGGGGTGATGAGGCCGGTCTCTTTGCGGCAGATCTCTTCCGCATGTACGCCCAGTTTGCAGAAATATGCAGATGGAAAGTGGAAGTTATGAGCAGCAGTCCGGCAGGCGGCATGGGGGGCTTCAAGGAAATTATTGCCCTTATTGAGGGTAAGGGCGCATACAGCAAGTTGAAATATGAAAGCGGTGTACATCGCGTGCAGCGAGTTCCCGTGACCGAGTCCCAGGGGCGAATTCATACATCCGCAGTTACCGTTGCAATTCTTCCGGAGGCGAAAGAGGTAGAGATTCACGTCGATCCAAATGATTTGAGGATTGACGTTTACCGCTCCAGTGGCCACGGAGGACAGAGTGTTAATACAACAGATTCTGCCGTCAGGATCACCCATCTTCCCTCCGGTCTTGTTGTAACCTGTCAGGACGAAAAATCCCAGCACAAGAATAAGGCAAAAGCAACTAAGGTTCTTAGGGCCAGGCTTCTGGATATGATGGTACACAAGCAGAATGCAGAAATTTCCGAATCAAGAAAAACCCAGGTTGGAAGCGGGGACAGAAGCGAACGGATCAGGACATATAACTTCCCCCAGGGAAGGATTACGGACCACCGAATCGGCCTGACGATTTACAACCTGGAGGCCTTTCTCGATGGTGACATTCAGGCCATGATTGACGGCCTATCAACACATTTTCAGTCCGAGGCATTGAAGCAATCCATAGGTTAA
- the infB gene encoding translation initiation factor IF-2, translated as MTKKRVYELAKDLGIDSKDLISRLERLGIAVKSHSSTLEDTDLEKIQNDLLSDEPHEMVEQRIKSTVIRRRAVRPAIEEVKPKPVEEEIPVKPEEEKIDTVIPKEVKKEKVVSGEAQPKMTAPVEATPKISIPEEAIPIEATKPEEPLVEKGGEIQKIPADIAEDISKKHKKSIEVVEKKPVQPVITPPASPEAKEAPKREEKKKEIPPQIPKETAAEIKKELPKRPELKIVKEITPPKGVEKPVKWDAEKAKIKGKKSVEVVMEELPSARKKAFIKKFVDKKDRREDSDREERTSKWKDGKRHVATKMKKPVITVPKAIKRRIKVGEIVTVGELAKKMGVKASEVINKLIGLGMMVTINQSIECDAATLIAGEFGYQVEAVGTEYDESFQKVDPSSENLKSRAPVVTIMGHVDHGKTSLLDAIRRTNVIAGEVGGITQAIGAYHVHIKDRDIVFLDTPGHEAFTAMRARGALVTDIVVLVVAADDGVKDQTIEAINHARVAEVPIIVAINKIDKPGADPGRIKQVLADYNLLSEEWGGETIYCEVSAKKKEGIEELLEMILLQADVMDLHADPTLPARGIIIEAKLDRGRGPVATVLIQEGTLREGDAFVSKTEFGKTRALINDQGQRVKEAGPSMPVEVIGFSRVPQVSAEFICVEDEKKARSIGEYWIRKERERELSKSSKITLEQLYQKIKEGVKELNVIIKGDVQGSIEALNEALNKLSTPDIKVRIIHSSTGTITETDVMLASASNAIVIGFNVRPDSRVVDIAEQEGIEIKLYDIIYDVIGDMKAAMEGLLEPIYKETDIGRAEVRELFKVPKVGTIAGSYVTEGKITRNANLRLVRDGVLIYNSKANSLRRFKDDVKEVSAGFECGIGIEGFNDIRMGDIIEAYVNEKVERKL; from the coding sequence ATGACGAAGAAAAGAGTTTATGAGTTAGCCAAAGACCTGGGTATCGATAGTAAGGACCTAATATCCCGCCTGGAAAGACTCGGCATTGCTGTAAAGTCTCATTCGAGCACACTCGAGGACACAGACTTGGAGAAAATACAGAATGATTTGCTGTCCGATGAGCCGCATGAAATGGTTGAGCAAAGAATAAAGTCCACGGTCATCAGAAGACGGGCTGTTCGTCCGGCTATTGAGGAAGTAAAGCCAAAACCTGTTGAGGAGGAAATTCCTGTCAAGCCGGAAGAAGAGAAGATCGATACAGTGATTCCGAAAGAGGTTAAAAAAGAAAAAGTCGTCTCCGGCGAAGCGCAACCAAAAATGACAGCCCCGGTTGAAGCGACACCTAAAATATCCATTCCTGAAGAAGCGATTCCAATTGAAGCTACCAAACCAGAAGAGCCCCTTGTTGAAAAAGGGGGAGAAATCCAGAAAATACCGGCTGATATAGCTGAAGATATTTCAAAGAAGCATAAAAAGAGCATTGAAGTCGTCGAAAAGAAACCCGTACAACCGGTCATAACTCCTCCGGCGTCCCCGGAAGCAAAAGAGGCGCCGAAAAGAGAAGAAAAGAAAAAGGAGATACCTCCCCAGATACCAAAGGAAACCGCAGCAGAGATCAAAAAAGAACTTCCCAAGAGGCCGGAGCTGAAGATTGTAAAGGAAATTACCCCTCCCAAGGGGGTGGAAAAGCCAGTCAAGTGGGATGCCGAAAAGGCAAAAATAAAGGGGAAAAAGTCCGTTGAAGTGGTGATGGAAGAACTGCCATCGGCACGGAAAAAGGCTTTTATTAAGAAATTCGTCGATAAAAAAGACAGGCGTGAGGATTCAGATAGAGAAGAAAGAACGAGTAAATGGAAGGATGGGAAAAGGCACGTTGCTACTAAAATGAAGAAGCCGGTTATTACTGTACCGAAAGCAATCAAAAGAAGGATAAAAGTCGGTGAGATAGTAACTGTCGGTGAGCTTGCTAAAAAAATGGGTGTCAAGGCGAGCGAAGTCATCAATAAACTCATTGGACTCGGTATGATGGTTACCATTAACCAGTCTATAGAGTGTGACGCTGCGACCCTCATTGCCGGCGAATTTGGATATCAGGTAGAAGCGGTTGGAACTGAATATGACGAATCCTTCCAGAAAGTTGACCCATCTTCCGAAAACCTGAAATCGAGAGCGCCCGTTGTCACTATAATGGGACATGTTGACCATGGAAAAACGTCTCTTTTAGATGCAATACGGCGGACGAATGTGATCGCCGGTGAGGTGGGGGGTATTACCCAAGCTATCGGTGCATATCATGTCCACATTAAAGACAGAGATATCGTGTTTCTCGATACTCCCGGTCATGAAGCCTTCACTGCCATGAGGGCAAGGGGAGCCCTTGTAACAGATATTGTTGTACTGGTAGTCGCAGCTGATGACGGTGTAAAGGACCAAACCATAGAGGCCATTAATCATGCACGGGTGGCAGAAGTTCCCATAATCGTTGCCATCAATAAAATAGATAAACCGGGGGCTGACCCGGGAAGAATCAAGCAAGTCCTTGCCGATTACAACCTTTTATCGGAAGAATGGGGCGGTGAAACCATATACTGCGAGGTATCGGCTAAGAAGAAAGAAGGGATTGAAGAACTTTTAGAAATGATTCTTCTTCAGGCGGATGTCATGGATTTACATGCTGACCCAACGCTCCCTGCCCGAGGTATCATTATCGAAGCGAAACTTGATCGTGGACGTGGACCGGTGGCGACAGTGCTGATTCAAGAAGGTACGTTGAGAGAGGGGGATGCCTTTGTCTCTAAAACGGAATTCGGTAAGACGAGAGCCCTGATTAACGATCAGGGGCAGCGGGTTAAAGAAGCCGGACCGTCTATGCCGGTAGAGGTAATCGGGTTTTCAAGAGTCCCCCAGGTGAGTGCAGAATTTATATGTGTAGAAGATGAAAAAAAAGCACGCAGCATTGGAGAATACTGGATTAGAAAAGAACGTGAACGGGAACTTTCCAAATCGTCAAAAATTACCCTTGAGCAATTATATCAAAAGATTAAAGAAGGAGTTAAGGAGCTCAACGTCATCATTAAAGGAGATGTCCAGGGCTCCATAGAGGCTTTGAATGAGGCATTGAACAAGCTGAGTACTCCTGATATCAAAGTGAGAATTATCCACAGTTCAACGGGAACTATTACAGAAACAGACGTCATGCTGGCCTCGGCATCCAATGCCATCGTAATCGGATTTAATGTAAGACCCGACAGTAGAGTGGTTGACATCGCCGAACAAGAGGGTATCGAAATTAAATTATACGACATCATATATGACGTCATTGGAGATATGAAAGCTGCAATGGAAGGACTTCTTGAACCCATTTATAAAGAAACGGACATTGGTCGAGCCGAAGTCCGGGAACTGTTTAAAGTCCCCAAGGTGGGGACCATTGCCGGAAGCTATGTAACTGAGGGAAAAATTACAAGGAATGCTAATCTCAGATTGGTAAGAGATGGCGTATTGATTTATAACAGTAAGGCAAACTCCCTCAGGCGGTTTAAGGACGACGTCAAAGAAGTATCTGCAGGGTTCGAATGTGGTATTGGAATAGAGGGTTTCAATGATATCAGAATGGGCGATATCATCGAGGCTTACGTTAATGAAAAGGTAGAAAGAAAACTGTAA
- a CDS encoding DUF503 domain-containing protein, which translates to MVIGSGIIDLWIVESRSLKEKRGVLNRILKRTQNEFNISIAEIGENDQWKRAKIGFSVVGNDRRYINGKIDHILKFINSLHLAEVLNTKIEITNIPDSIDHFEYNEDKYSEF; encoded by the coding sequence ATGGTTATCGGATCGGGTATAATAGACTTGTGGATCGTTGAGAGCAGGTCGCTGAAGGAAAAAAGAGGCGTTCTCAATAGAATATTAAAACGGACTCAAAACGAGTTCAATATTTCTATTGCTGAAATTGGTGAAAATGATCAATGGAAAAGAGCGAAGATCGGGTTCAGTGTCGTAGGCAATGACAGACGTTATATAAATGGAAAAATTGACCACATTTTAAAATTTATCAACAGTCTTCACCTCGCTGAAGTGTTGAACACAAAAATTGAAATCACCAATATCCCCGATTCGATAGATCATTTTGAATATAATGAGGACAAATATAGTGAATTTTAA
- the prmC gene encoding peptide chain release factor N(5)-glutamine methyltransferase, translated as MDILNVLNQTVRALDLSGSTTSRLDAEVLLSSYLKKDRTSLYTHPEHLLTEKDLEEFHHLVERRKLGEPVAYIVGKKEFWSLLFEVNRHILVPRPETEILVEEVLRVCSGIGEKNLKILEIGTGSGAISVSLASELKEAQIIATDISQEAIAVAMRNAQNNGVENRISFLSGNLFHPVSGKFDIVVSNPPYISQEEYDQLPLEVRGFEPKSALLTGADGTAFHRKIIKGAPVYLKVGGWLLMEIGSGQKDQVEFILKESNLYDNIIFRADYAGIERVSIARRVMKSG; from the coding sequence ATGGATATTCTGAATGTTCTAAACCAAACTGTACGTGCTCTGGATCTTAGTGGTTCTACGACTTCCAGGCTCGACGCCGAAGTGCTCCTGTCCTCATATCTAAAAAAGGATCGCACGAGTCTTTACACCCACCCCGAACACCTGCTGACGGAAAAGGATCTTGAGGAATTTCATCACTTGGTTGAACGGCGAAAGCTTGGCGAACCGGTAGCTTATATTGTTGGGAAGAAGGAGTTCTGGTCGCTTCTCTTTGAAGTCAACAGACATATCCTCGTGCCCCGGCCAGAAACAGAAATTCTTGTTGAAGAGGTGCTGAGGGTCTGTTCAGGCATCGGGGAAAAAAATCTCAAAATTCTTGAAATCGGCACGGGAAGCGGAGCGATAAGTGTTTCGCTGGCATCCGAGTTGAAAGAAGCACAAATCATAGCCACCGATATTTCACAGGAGGCAATTGCCGTCGCGATGAGGAATGCTCAAAACAACGGTGTTGAGAACCGGATTTCTTTTCTATCAGGAAATTTATTTCACCCTGTATCAGGAAAATTCGATATCGTTGTTTCCAATCCACCCTATATATCTCAAGAGGAATATGACCAACTCCCCTTAGAGGTTCGTGGATTTGAGCCGAAATCAGCACTTCTTACCGGCGCCGACGGGACCGCATTTCACAGGAAGATCATCAAGGGGGCGCCCGTCTACCTTAAGGTGGGAGGCTGGCTTCTCATGGAAATAGGTTCCGGACAGAAAGATCAGGTTGAATTTATATTGAAGGAATCTAATCTTTATGACAATATAATTTTCAGAGCCGACTATGCGGGCATCGAACGAGTTTCCATTGCAAGGAGAGTGATGAAAAGTGGATAA
- the hisD gene encoding histidinol dehydrogenase — MRIIRTDEVIFEDVFYQITHRGNMFNEDIWETVRGIVEDVAARKNEALFEYTKKLDGYALNADTVAVSPEEMENAIRQVEADDLAILRMATERIERFHLKQRVLDWMYSDEEGIELGQRIIPLERVGIYTPGGLAFYPSTVIMAAVPARIAGVEEILLVTPSKGGEVNPLIAAAAKLSGVQRIFKIGGAQAIAALAYGTESIPKVDKIVGPGNAYVAAAKKMVYGQVAIDMIAGPSEVLIIADTTAEASFVAADLLAQAEHDEMASAILLTPDETLAKKVAFEVDLQLNTLQKKSIAMRALEDFGAVFVTKDIDEAIAIANRFAPEHLELMVKNPREMLPKIKHAGAVFLGHNTPETLGDYIAGPNHILPTGGTARFSSPLGVYDFVKRSSVLSFSPEALQKYGKQAARFAEMEGLDAHGKSVAIRMTRKKS; from the coding sequence ATGAGAATAATCCGTACAGATGAAGTCATTTTCGAAGATGTTTTTTATCAGATTACACATCGCGGTAATATGTTTAATGAGGATATCTGGGAGACTGTCAGGGGTATCGTTGAGGATGTCGCCGCAAGGAAGAATGAGGCCCTTTTTGAATACACAAAAAAATTAGATGGGTATGCACTCAATGCCGATACAGTAGCTGTTTCTCCTGAGGAAATGGAAAACGCCATCAGGCAGGTCGAGGCCGATGATTTGGCCATTCTGAGAATGGCAACCGAACGAATCGAAAGGTTTCACCTGAAACAACGCGTTCTCGACTGGATGTACTCTGATGAAGAGGGTATTGAACTTGGGCAGCGCATAATACCTTTGGAACGGGTTGGTATCTATACCCCGGGAGGCCTTGCATTCTATCCCTCTACCGTCATCATGGCTGCGGTTCCGGCGCGGATTGCCGGTGTGGAGGAAATTCTCCTGGTAACGCCTTCTAAGGGAGGAGAAGTGAATCCCCTGATCGCCGCCGCTGCAAAGCTGAGCGGCGTACAACGGATATTCAAGATAGGAGGCGCCCAGGCGATAGCCGCTTTAGCGTATGGCACTGAGTCGATTCCTAAGGTAGACAAAATAGTCGGACCGGGAAATGCTTACGTGGCCGCGGCAAAAAAAATGGTTTACGGCCAGGTTGCAATTGACATGATCGCAGGTCCCAGCGAGGTTCTTATTATAGCAGACACAACAGCTGAGGCTTCTTTTGTGGCAGCCGATCTGCTCGCCCAAGCGGAGCATGATGAAATGGCCAGCGCCATTCTTCTCACCCCGGATGAAACTTTGGCGAAGAAGGTAGCTTTCGAAGTTGATCTTCAATTAAATACCCTGCAAAAAAAATCCATTGCCATGCGTGCTTTGGAAGATTTCGGAGCTGTCTTTGTGACAAAAGACATTGATGAAGCCATTGCAATTGCCAACCGGTTCGCCCCGGAGCATTTAGAATTGATGGTAAAAAATCCGCGTGAGATGCTCCCGAAAATAAAACATGCCGGGGCCGTTTTTCTGGGACACAACACTCCGGAAACCCTGGGAGATTATATTGCAGGGCCTAATCACATCCTTCCTACAGGGGGAACAGCGAGATTTTCATCTCCATTAGGGGTCTATGACTTTGTAAAGCGAAGCAGTGTGCTCTCTTTTTCCCCTGAAGCCCTCCAAAAATACGGAAAGCAGGCGGCACGATTTGCAGAGATGGAAGGCCTTGATGCTCACGGAAAATCCGTCGCCATAAGAATGACGCGAAAAAAATCTTGA
- a CDS encoding ribosome maturation factor RimP: MKDITNKYREEIRLLIEPVLDSENLEIVDIECLKMKSRWLVRIYMDKEGGVTIDDCSEISKQIGDILDVHDVPPGHYTLEVSSPGLDRPLNQDKDFIKYRGYKVRIKVGEKLEGVKNFQGKLIDYLDENGRKILIIDVSGKIYHIPKDLVIKAHIEYEF; this comes from the coding sequence ATGAAAGATATTACAAACAAATACCGGGAAGAGATCCGGCTCCTCATTGAGCCTGTGCTTGACTCTGAGAATCTCGAAATAGTTGATATCGAATGCTTGAAAATGAAATCCCGCTGGCTGGTGAGAATTTACATGGATAAGGAGGGAGGAGTCACCATCGACGATTGTTCTGAAATCAGCAAACAGATAGGTGACATTCTTGATGTTCATGACGTCCCCCCCGGTCATTATACCTTGGAGGTCTCCTCTCCAGGATTGGATCGACCACTTAATCAAGACAAGGATTTTATTAAATACCGTGGATATAAGGTCCGTATCAAGGTAGGTGAAAAGCTGGAAGGCGTGAAGAATTTTCAGGGAAAACTCATTGATTATCTGGATGAAAATGGCAGGAAAATTCTCATTATCGATGTTTCAGGGAAGATTTATCACATACCAAAAGATTTGGTAATAAAGGCACATATCGAGTATGAATTCTGA
- the nusA gene encoding transcription termination factor NusA → MLPELKRLIEQMGKDRGIDKSVIIEALETAMLTAARKKLGPHVDLEARYNEEAGELEVFQFKTVVDKVLDPDVQVSLEEARRNLDEEAQRGDSLGMKIETNTFGRIAVQTAKQIIIQKVKDAERDNVYEEYKDKKGELVSGFVQRFDGGNLIVNLGRAEGVIPTAEQIYRETYKRGDRIRAYVCDIKRISKGPQIILSRTHPGFLKALFEVEVPEISEGLIDIVNVAREPGKRSKISVRTKDKDIDPVGACVGMRGSRVQSVVQELRGEKIDIVPYSADNANYVCSALSPAKVNRVIMDDEIRSMEVIVPDDQLSLAIGKNGQNVRLAVKLTGWKIDVKSESMAASQEEEGFKSLMKIHGIGEAMAEKLYNEGFKSVAMIASTDPETLSMIQGVGEKSASQWIEAAVRIIDEEANVPQSP, encoded by the coding sequence ATGTTACCAGAACTTAAACGTCTGATAGAACAGATGGGTAAGGATAGAGGTATAGACAAAAGTGTCATTATAGAGGCACTGGAAACAGCCATGTTAACCGCTGCACGAAAAAAATTGGGTCCTCATGTTGATTTAGAGGCCCGCTACAACGAGGAAGCAGGAGAACTTGAGGTATTTCAGTTCAAAACCGTAGTGGATAAAGTACTGGACCCTGATGTTCAGGTTTCGCTAGAAGAGGCCAGGCGAAATCTTGATGAAGAAGCACAGCGGGGAGACAGTCTCGGCATGAAAATAGAAACGAACACCTTTGGCAGGATTGCTGTTCAGACGGCCAAGCAGATAATCATTCAAAAGGTTAAGGATGCGGAGCGGGACAACGTCTACGAGGAATATAAAGATAAAAAGGGTGAACTGGTCAGCGGTTTTGTTCAAAGATTCGACGGGGGGAATCTTATCGTTAACCTTGGCCGGGCTGAAGGTGTGATACCCACAGCGGAACAGATTTATAGAGAAACCTATAAGCGGGGAGATCGAATTCGTGCATATGTATGCGATATAAAAAGGATATCTAAAGGTCCTCAGATTATCCTTTCCAGGACGCATCCGGGATTCCTCAAAGCCCTTTTTGAAGTGGAAGTCCCGGAGATTTCAGAGGGTCTCATCGATATTGTAAATGTAGCAAGAGAACCCGGAAAACGCTCCAAGATTTCCGTGAGAACAAAAGATAAAGATATTGATCCGGTGGGAGCCTGTGTCGGTATGAGAGGTTCCCGTGTACAGAGTGTAGTACAGGAATTGAGGGGAGAGAAGATCGATATTGTCCCCTATTCTGCCGATAACGCTAATTATGTTTGCAGTGCCCTCTCACCAGCCAAGGTTAACAGGGTCATCATGGATGATGAAATCCGTTCCATGGAAGTAATCGTTCCCGACGATCAGTTGTCTTTAGCAATCGGGAAGAATGGACAGAACGTTAGGCTGGCCGTTAAATTGACGGGGTGGAAGATCGACGTTAAGAGTGAATCCATGGCAGCTTCACAGGAAGAAGAGGGATTTAAATCCCTCATGAAAATTCATGGTATAGGCGAGGCTATGGCGGAGAAGCTCTATAATGAAGGGTTTAAAAGCGTCGCCATGATCGCCTCAACCGATCCCGAGACATTGTCAATGATTCAGGGAGTGGGTGAGAAGAGCGCATCGCAATGGATTGAAGCAGCAGTCAGGATTATCGATGAAGAGGCAAACGTACCCCAAAGCCCCTGA
- a CDS encoding bifunctional oligoribonuclease/PAP phosphatase NrnA encodes MDRIIDIINRYKYFLITSHVRLDGDALGSELALYQMLTYSGKEAVVYNQDETPGNYCFLPGCDTIIHKLSTLDNYDVVFVLDCSDLDRVGAEAPRIGNMERIINIDHHVSNGNYGNIIFTDHQASSTAEILYRLILKMNVDITKDMATNLYTAILTDTGGFCYANTKKDTLMAAGTLVGKGADPQWISENIYESNPLSKVRLMTKALETLAFDWDKKVGYMVVSRKDIEDVGAGDEHTEGFVDIPRSIQGVEVSILFIELSEHQFKLSLRSKGKVNVERVAATFGGGGHINAAACHIDGNFKTVLYRVLNAIKDRS; translated from the coding sequence TTGGATAGGATCATTGACATAATAAATCGGTACAAGTATTTTCTTATTACGTCCCACGTGAGACTTGACGGCGACGCCCTGGGATCAGAACTGGCCCTGTATCAAATGCTTACGTATTCAGGCAAGGAAGCGGTAGTTTATAATCAGGATGAAACACCGGGGAATTATTGTTTTCTTCCCGGCTGTGATACAATAATCCATAAACTTTCCACACTTGATAATTATGATGTGGTCTTTGTGCTCGATTGCAGTGACCTTGACAGAGTCGGAGCAGAGGCTCCCCGCATAGGTAATATGGAGCGAATCATAAACATTGACCATCATGTCTCAAACGGGAACTATGGTAATATAATTTTCACCGACCACCAGGCGAGTTCCACGGCAGAAATTCTTTACAGGCTTATACTGAAGATGAATGTAGATATTACAAAGGACATGGCAACCAATTTGTATACAGCCATACTCACTGATACAGGAGGTTTCTGCTACGCGAACACAAAAAAGGACACGCTGATGGCAGCGGGAACCCTCGTGGGAAAAGGCGCTGATCCCCAGTGGATTTCAGAAAATATTTACGAAAGCAACCCTCTTTCCAAAGTGAGACTCATGACAAAGGCACTCGAAACACTTGCCTTTGACTGGGATAAAAAAGTTGGTTACATGGTCGTCTCCCGGAAAGACATCGAGGATGTTGGAGCAGGAGATGAACACACTGAGGGTTTTGTAGATATCCCCCGCTCTATTCAGGGAGTGGAAGTGTCTATTCTCTTTATTGAATTATCGGAGCATCAATTTAAATTAAGCCTCCGATCGAAAGGGAAAGTCAATGTTGAACGAGTTGCCGCCACATTTGGCGGGGGTGGGCATATTAATGCCGCCGCTTGCCATATAGATGGAAATTTCAAAACTGTTTTATATCGAGTTTTAAACGCGATTAAGGATCGTTCATAA